Sequence from the Camarhynchus parvulus chromosome 1, STF_HiC, whole genome shotgun sequence genome:
TCACCCATCAGTCCCAAATCTGTCTTCAGGGACTGGGCAGGCCACAGAGAACCAGGACAAGCACTCAGCACTGGGACAACCATGAAGGCATAAAAATGCCTGGAGAGGCTCAGTGGAAATTTAGCAGAATCCCCACAAGAGCCTTCACCTGCTTGTTCAAGCTTCTTAAACATTCTGCCCATGGGTTTTTCCACATTTAGGCTTTGTTTTTAAGCTTACTAGGTCTCGAGGCAGTGAGTACTACACTACACATGACTGGGAAGCCAAACCACTGGAACTAACACCTGACTCCACAAGGATGGCTCCTCCCTCCACTAGCACTTGTTTGGGTTGGCAAATTATCCTGTGACTAGTGTTCCAAATCCCTAGAGCACAACTGGTACCAGGGACTTTCAAAAAAGCTCTAACCATCCTGCTTCCATTATAAGaattatcataaaataatgagGTGATCCTACCAAAGCTGGCTGCCCATGttataaaatcacagaatggtttggggtggaagggacctttaggatcatccagctcctctgccatggacagggacacctcctaTCATctcagggtgctcagagctccatccagcctggccttgaataccTCTAGGGATGGGAAATCCTCAACATCTCTGAGCAAcctaaaaaagccaaaacaccCATCTTTCCAATCTACTTTTGCCCTGGTTTGCAGGCTAAACCTCTTATTTGATGCAGCCATGTAGGATACCAGAAGTGATTTTGGTGACACAGATGatttattttcccaatttcaCTCATAAACAAGCCAAATCAGCTTGACTAAAGtggcaagaaaagcaaaacccacaATACTTCTGAGGTTATGTGCATTCCACCACGTTTCTCCATTAACCCATCAATTCAAATAGAAAAGAACCATTTTTAGTTAACATGTCAGCAGTACCACAAGCATGTGTCACTCCCCTTCCAGCCTCCAccaaaaaaataccagaaataaAGGGAGAAGAAATGGTTAAGCTGTTCTTTGCTAAAGAAGCCTTTGAGCTGCCCATGGCAAGAGCCACAACCTCAGAAGTGCAAAGAATTGCCTGATGCAGCCAgcaccagagcagccccagacaCCACCCCACACCACCAGCCCCAGAAACTCCTGAGGTGTCCAAGGGAGGCAGAACATGAACCAGGCAGTTGTGTTACCCACCACAGGTCCCCTTGATGCTGGATTATCtgtctggggaggaaaaaataaattcacatttgTCCATAAAGAACCAGCACCCTTTGGGTGGCTCACAGGTTGAACAGAAGCATTAAACACCACTTCTAGAACACAGCACTCAATCCACTTTGGGACAGTGCTGGAACTTCAGTCCTGGTGGAAACTAAGTCAAGCATTCCatggttttaaaaggaaattctgtGCTCAGTAACAGCTGCTGGCTTGGCCCCAGGTGAACCTCACCCAGCCTGTGCAGTGTTTGCACACCTACTCTAGCATTGcaaccaggagctgcagaataCACCTGCCTACCTGCTGAAATTGCTTGTAGATGACTTTTCTGacttcatcagaaggcttaactTTTCCAACCAGCAGCGAGGAAAGCATGTTACCCAGGGTAACCATGCCCAGGATcaccctggggaaggagagacAAGACAGGGATAAACAACACAAAAGCCTCAGGTGCTCCTGTAGAAAAAAACACCactcccagccagcctggaggAGTCAGTTCAGCTATTTCATGGTTATAATGCAGGATTATTGATGGCACACTTGGATTTTGTGTGTCTGCAGGAGAGAGTGCAGCTCTCAGAGGTGCTGGAGACTCACACACaaggcagcaggtgctgcaggtccTTCTAGCACCAGGACCTTTTCACCTCTGCTCcttgcagctggagagagctgcCTGCAATCTCAGAGAGCTTTTGGAAAGCACAAACTACTTCATTTTTTCACACTCCCATCTGTCCTTTTGAAAGGTGTGACAGCCAGAGACAAGCTCACCCCAGTTGGGGTCATTTCTCTTCTCCCTGTGAGGATCTACAAGAATTCATCCTTCAGGTCAGCACAATTGAGCAACTCCTCAATACTGAGCCTGTCTGCAGGAGGGCTAAAGGGTGATAAGGAACATTCCAACTTGCTGGAAAATCCTGGTTTATGGGggtcactgcagccctgcactgtAACACAGTGTGCTGAAGAAAGCTCTTATAGACGTGGGCACATTTGGGGTTGGTTGtttaaaacaggaatttttgctttttttaagttaaacttgtattattaaaataaattaaattattctgcaGAGACACAATGagtaagtaaaaacaattcctGTGTATTGTTTTTACTTCATGAgcaatcaccatcagctgtgtcaaaCTCTGaagtcagtcacgagtttttattattcattcttgttaagccttctgtctgtatccttctatttctttagtatagttttagtatagcattctttaatataatataatatcataaaataataaacattaatAATAATCATTAGAATCATGTGAAGGCCAGGATAATCTGGCATGAAAACACCAAGCCCAGCACTGGTGTGTTCAAGGCAACACTTCTGAACTGtgttaataaatgaaaaaggatGGCTGAgaagacattttatttccagcaaGCATTTAAAAGACATCCCTGAGGACCTGCTGAGGGGAGTGATAGAAATGGATGAAGAGTGATAGATGTGCACATACCCAGATTCATCAACAACTGGTACCTGGTCGAATCCCTTCTCCCGGAGGATTTCCACAGTCTTGGCACAGGTAACAGTTGGAAGCACAGTCAGGGGGGCAGAGAGGCTCAGCTCCTGAATGCTGATGTTCCACCACCTGGGGATGGAGTGAAAAACAACCCCATGAAAGTTTTATGGAGAACACAGAACCAGCCCTTGGTGCACAGtggcctccagcagcacaggaatgacaaaaggctgcagggagagtcAGGATTCAGCCAGAGTCAGTAAAGCTTCAGGGCTCTCAGGTGTTATTCCCAGCATCAGAAAGTCTCTGAAGTGTGAGATGGCTTGGAAATCAAAAcccttttcctcatttcatCTGCTTTCTACAATTACAGATAGTCAGTGGAGAGCACTGATCTCCCCAGTTTCATTATTTATCtctcacacagaaaattttGCACTTCTACTCAAAGACCCATCTTTTTTTACAGTTATCATAGACAACAATTTAGGGAAAATTCCCTTCTAGCTATGTAGACCTGCAGTGCTTTGCACTCAAGAACTCTGATTTTGGAAGGATTCTTTgcatatttccttttttttttaattccagatATAACGCTTTTcgttaaaaaaacccaatcattGAGTACCAAATTTTTTGCTGCTGCCATACAACAAGGAAGGATGTCAACTAATTAAAACAGATTTGATTAATAGCTGCATAAGACAATAGCATGGAACATCAGCTAAATCAAAGGAGAAGTGTAAATTGAAATGAGCATTAAATTAGCAGCTGCCATAAACTCTATGGAATAGACTGATGGAAATCCAGATGGATCTGACTGGCTTACCAGGGTTTGTTGCCAAGGTCTTCTTCTTTCATGAACCCTTTCTGAATCATCCATTTGTCACTCAAGAACTTGgacctgcagagccccaggaagTGAAAAGCTCATTAGCAGAGCTTGAACATCTGACAGCAAACAGAGGCAACTGTTCACAGCTCACTGCCACCAACAGATAAAGTGGAATTGGAAATTGGACATCACTGGCCATCCAAGCTtgggcagcagggacatggaGAAGAAATACtcatggggagaaaaaggaatcCCACAGGAAACAAAGCTCCAACTGCATCAGTCCCTTGCAATATAacagaggcacagcctggaATGGTGAAGTGTCTTGTCTGCAGCTTCTGTTTGTCTAATATTGAGCTGGATGTGACATGGGTGAGGAAACTCGGCTAAAAATACCGTGTTTTGGGGTATGTTTCAATGTGATTGGAGAAAAACTTCTCAGCACAGCTCAAAGCCCTGACATTTCCACCTGCAAACTCACTCTgagtggggctgctgctgctgcaggactgctggatcctgctgtgggcacaggaaCCCTTCCAGGACTGGGATAACCAGTGATCCCCACAAATAACACAGTGAAAGCAAGGCCTTTGCTGTGAGAAATGCTAACCAGTGATGATCATCTACTGAAATCAGAGCTCAGATTTAAAGGGGGAAAGATCCTCCCTGCTCCATATGCCAGACCCCTTTTAGACAGCTCAGAACTTGTGCCCCAGAGACATTCCTTGCTGGGATAACTGGGTTTTCCAAGGTCTGAGGGATTCCCTCAGCCCTCCCCCAGAGAAGAAGAGCAGCAGGTCCTTACATGTAGTTCCTGATGGAGTCAGGGCAGATGACAACACAGCGCTGACCCTCCTTCAGCTCCTTGGCCGCCTTCACAGCCACAGACATGGCACTGCCCGAGCTGCCCCCTGCAGAACACACAGCAGGGGCAAAACCATCAAACCACCTCATGGAAGCCAGCAGAAGGGAGGAGCAGACAGAACAGAGGAGCCCAGAGCGAGGAGGACAAGATGTGAAGTGGAAGGAGGTCTCTGATGTGCATCAGAGGAAGGCAgggggctcctgcctgctcttaCCACACAGCAGCCCCTCCTCGCGGATCATCATCCGGGCCAGGGCAAAGGACTCCTCATCATTGCTCTTGTACCACTGGTccactgcctgggcaggggcaggagacAGAAACAAGGCTCTGTTTaactggggagggacaggggaacTGCACAAGCAGTGTGGGTTCAGCCCTGGCTCTTTGAGGGAACAGCTGAGCCCGGGGTTTCCATCCTCCTCTGAATGCCAAGGTGACATGATCTCTGCCAAGGTGAGATGATCACATCAACACAAGGGCGCCTTACTGGAACCCTTCTGTGAGAGCAGCCTCAGACAGCATCAGCTTCCTCCCCTCCTGAAAGGCATCCCAGGgacacaggctctgctcaggaCAGTCTTAACCCCTTTgtccagcaggggctgggatgctctgctggaaggtttggttttgttgctttgtgggtttttttgtgattgGTAAGTTGGTGTTCTTTGCTGTGTGTCTGTTTTATGTCACTgtgattttttctgaaaaatccctttgccaggacttcttctcctgggaagctgagaagcctcagagaaaaatgtaaataataataattatctgattgctgctcccgtgtttgctgctttggaatgtagTTTGAACATtatttaccaacaggtgcatgtttgattggtttcctgtgaattgtttttacttaatgaccaatcaccatcagtTGTGTCAAACCCTGAAGAGTCAGTCTCAAGAttttatcattcttgttaagccttctgtctgtatccttccctttctttagtatagttttactacaataaatataatataatataatataatataatataatataatataatataatataatataatataatataatataatataatataatataatataatataatataatataatataatataatataatataatataatataatataatataatataatataatataatataatataaaaaataaaaaataaattagccttctgagaacacggagtcagattctcaattcctcatctcacctcatcctggggaccctcacaaactcaacagttttatttttattgtgtgtGTTTCAtgactggttttttttgggtgtgttttggggtttttttaagcatgaAAATGTGTGTGTTGTAGGAAAATGTTATCTACTCACAGCATCTTGACCTAGAATTGTAAAACTAATGTGGCCAGAAGCCTTTCAAGAGCTGTTTATGCTCATGTAAAGAACAGGAATAGTTCTGTCTGCCAACCCTTCCATTTCAGCTCAAAGAAATCCTCCCCCAAGTTCTCCTCTGCCTTTAACCTCAGTCCTGCATCCCAGCAGAGGGCAAACGGCAGTAAACCCAGCAATGTGACTTACAGATCTATCCAACACTGTGGGGACAAAATCATATCCAATTCCTTCCACTTCATACATTGTCTTGTCAGTCTTGTTCAGTTCTTCTGGTTCAGCAAGGATGGAGCCTTCAGGATCCACACCTATAATCTGGAGAAGATTTCCACTCAGGCCCCCAAGACACACAGCTTTggagagcacagcccctgtgagcaCTGGCCTTGTcacagctgctggtggcacacAGCCAACCTGCTCTCCTGTTCATTTCCTCCTGGCAATATTCAAAGGttttgctgctcctggccccCTTGGAAACCCATCCCACCTCCTCAGGCTGATGGCACCACTTTTTCCACACATGGGTTTTGCTTGATTTAAACAGAAAACTGGCTTTCCCTGAGACATGGTTGTCCTCATTCACATGCCAGGCATCATCACAGACAACTCATTTTATGCCAAGTGCAAGCagatcagttttattttctttaccaCTCCCTGCCTGTGTAGGAAAATTGAAGATTGAAGAGGGATCCCAAATTCTGTGAGGAAATCTCACATATCACACAGGAAAACACACAGGGCTGGTGTGTGCAGACACAATTCCACTGGGcaaaaccagagctgctggggaaggcagagccagggaggaaacccaaggctgcagagcacagaagaagaaactTCCAGAGAAGGAAGTTTCCCAGGCAGAAGGAAGTTTCGCAGGCACCCCATGGAGTGATCTGAGTGTCAGTGCTCATCTGCTGAGCCAAACCTGAGCTCTGGTCACCAATGGAACCAGAGCATGATGATTTTAGACACTCTGAAAccctctctgcagccagagccaccTTTTAACTGAGAACACCCAGGAGCTTCCCACAGAGAGCCTTACAAGGAGTGGGATGTGCCAAGGGGAGCACTAAAGGTAAAAGCAGTGGGGTTCTCACTTACTTTGCAGCCTGGACACTTCTCCTTCAGCTTCCTGGAGATGCCAGTGATGGttcctcctgtgccagctgtggcCACCACCATGTCCACCTTTCCTGTTTAAGGGTGTGGGAGAGAAGTGTGAAATCTCCAGCAGAAGGATGGATTGAAAGCTCACTCCTAAGGATGGACTTTCTTCAATAAAAATGCACAAAGTGGCTGAAAAGGGCAGGGTAGGATTCTTTGCCTTGAAACTGCATTGCTTAATCATCATTTTCTCCAGCAAGGGTTTTGAAATGTTCACCCAGAGCTGGCAAGGCACCAATCTGTGGCACTTTGGACACAGCTGGATGTGGCCCACAGAGCTGACAGCTGCAGTTTTCCTGGTCCTGTATCTGCTGATACACATAACTCATTCTCTGAGCTAAACTGAGCAGCCCATTATGTTTGTTAATTAACTGAGTGAGTGCCAAGAGCGTGGGACAGGCAGGCATCCCTGGAGAGAAGTGTTAACACAACTACTCCCTCATTTTCATGTGAGAAAGGCTGTTTTGGTCACCAGCACTCAGAGGGAGTGTGGATATGATAGTTCATCCCTGTGTCACCACCTACAGCTGCTCTGGTGCATCCACATGACAGctttgttaatttaaaaaaaaataaaaaggatttttaaaaggttaCCACACACAAAATCAATTGCTTACCAGCCAAAAGAATAACACCCCACCAAGCAGGGGTAACTGAACAGTGCCTGGGCTGTAAGGGGAAGTAAATAGAAACAAGAAGCCTAAATCTGGAACTCATCTGGACTCTCAGTTTGTGGGAGCGCTTGTAAAAATGCCATCAGTTTAACTCCAAGTTTGTCACAGAAAGACAAGGCAAATCCTCTGAACAGCCAGAGGAGAACCTTCCACGTGGTCCTCACCTTGATGTGAATGAATTTAATTGTTGATTTTCTTATCTGAAACTGCACTGTTTAATAAGGCAGGTCTGGAGCCTTCTTAGGACTCCCTTCTGTGCCCTAGGGAAATGCCCACATGCTGCAGCATCACAGGGAATGTCTCCAACAGCTCCCAAAGCAGTCCCTGAGCTGAGAACGAGCCCAGCTGAAGCTCAGCtgcccagaggcagctctggagagagCCCTGAGAGCCAGAgggtgctgctggtgacagctgtggcacagagcagcctgggctcaTGAGGAGCACACTAAGGAGCACACATCTGCACTCCTAAGTGAAGATGCTTCCAGTGTATTGGAGTAGTTGCTCTGGGAATGTTAAAACACCTATTTCTGTACTTGTGATCAAAGAATGACCCCATTCCATACCAGTCTACctaaaaaacaaagaattctccattgatggaaaaaaaaatcattactatGACCACTTGTCAccattatattttctgaaaaatctctttgcccaggattcttctcctgggaagctgagaagcctcagagaaaaatgaaaccaataattatctgatttgcttctcctgtgttttgctgctctggaatgtgtttggacattgtttacccacaggtgattgtttcattggtttctgctgtgaattttttgacttattggccaactggggccaagctgtgctgGACTCTGAAGAgacagtcacaagttttcattagtatcttattagccttctgtctgtatcctttctgtattctttagtatagtttagtatagtttagtattctttaatacatgtatatatattatatatatacatatattatacaatatattataatatattataatatatacatatattatataatataatatatatgatacaatatataatatattataatatattataatataatatataatatataatataatatatataatatatacatatattatatataatatatacatatataatatatatacatattttaatatataatatattaaagaacattatatataatatatattaatgtatAATATATTGAAGAATATGACCTATATAATGTATATTAACATATAACATATTGAAGAATATGACCTATATaatatattctttaatataatatagattataaagtaataaattagccttctgagaacatggagtcagactcctcattccttcctttgttgGGGgtcccagaaaataccacaacCACTGAAACAAGGTAACTCTCTAACAACACACAGCACAGTTATGGGGTTTGCTTCACCAAAATCCATGATTTTCTCATCTGAGGGCTCCTTCTCCAGGCACATAGGAGCCAGGGGCTCTTGGGAGGGgtttggcagcagagcagacCTACCATCACACTGCTGCAGGATCTCCTCAGCTGTGGTGTCGTAGTGGGTCAGGGGGTTGCTGGCATTGCGGTACTAAATTCAAAGGCAGATCAGAAGtacaaaaatcacattttgagcgagttcaaaaacatttcaaacaatccccaaaccccaaaacacctaAACATGCTCTCTGCAGAATGTTTCATTGTGCATTATCTGGAACTAGGCTTCCTAAGTGACCTAGCTCAAGCGCAGTCCTAAGGTGCCAGCACCCTCCCATGTCAAAATCAGCTCTGTCTGTGGGACAGCACTCCTAGCAATGTGACCCCTGGGTCCATTCTTCCTCACAGGATTGCTAGCTCAGTAGAAATAGACACCCTGAGTGCTGTAGTTCTGGCAAACACCAGCTCATTGCTGCTCTCTAGTGACTGTAAAAACTTCCTTTCCTACAACGTGGTgactgctcagctccagctccagattTGGGGCATCTTCTCCTCCAGAGACAAATGGAGAGTGTTGGACAACCCAGAGCCTCCTTCATGCTACACCTGCACCTCTGACACCCTGGCTCCCACCTGGTCCAGGATGTGTGCATTGGGGATTTCATTCTTCAACCTCCAGGCCACTCCCACGTGAGATTCAGGAGAATCAAATCTGGCTGTAGTTGGGGTCCTCACAATCtcagcacccagagctctcaGGACATCCACCTGCAGCAAATAAAGGTGgtcacaaaaccccaaaacaccctcaACAGGCCCCCTTCACCCCCGCAAGGCCAGAATATTTGCAGGATATTCAAAGCTTCAGCACTGTCTTCCTTCACGCTCTGCTCAGCAACAGACAGCTCACCTGGAGCACAGGTAACCATTTCAATGTGCCAGGCAAACCTCAGActgtctgtttttaaaacaattatgGGAGTTTTCAAAGTGGCAGTGCTATGGGGATGAGTCTCTAAGACATTTTCTATCCATGGCCAGCCAGCCTGGATTTCTCCAGGCACAGGCAACAACACCTCAGCAGAGTTTTCCCTGGCAAGAGCCTGCACCTTTGTTGCTGAAGCCCCAGCACTGATCTGCAGCACAAGCAGACATGTTTATGTTTAAATTCTTGCAAGCAGAGGCATCTCTGACCTTCTCCATGCTCATTTTCTCTGGCATGACGATGATGCAGCGGTACCCCTTCACTGCCGCCGCCAGGGCCAGCCCGATCCCTGCAACAACAaaggcacacagagccctcagtgagcaccagcagggcacagaacACACAGGGCCAGCTCTGGCACGCCCTGCCTTCCATCATTTCTACCAGAGGGGTGGCAAAGGGGATGTTTCTGCCTGTGGGTTTACAGGAGCCGATCCCTGTTTGAGGTTCACAGCCCAGAGAAAGTTTAGCCAAGGGTGGGGGAACTTGGCTTGTGCAAACTGCTGGCTTTGCCACAtcaccttcctcctctctcACCCACTTCATTTTTCCAGATGTAATTTGGGAAAGGAATGTGCTTTAAGCTGGAGGAGATGAGAGGAATCACTTTGATTCTGCCAAAAGGTCTGCAGAGCCTCTATTGACTCACTGCTGCATAAATCCCTATTTGTAATGTGCTGAAACTAAGCCCTGTCTAAAAACACATTATTTAGATGCTGTTGGTGGCTGAGGGTCTAAAACACTGTGTCAGCTTGCTGCAACAGTGAAGCACCCTGGCTGTTGGAGACAGACATCTCATTTCCACTCTGAACATCTCCACCTCCATCTCTGACTCCTGCCTGCTCACCTgagggctcagcagagctgtccctgtgggacAGAGGCTCACACCTGCTATCAGGTCACctctctgtgctgtccctgtgggagAGAGGCTCATACCTGCTATCAGGTCACCTCTCTGCTCACACCTGCTATCAGATCACCTCCCTGCTCACACCTGCTATCAGGTCACCCCTCTGCTCACAGCCGCTATCAGatcacctccctgctgcacagcctgagctgaTCAGGTTGGCTGAGAGGTGTGAGAggtcaggctgcagctcccctgctcctctgggcaccaGCACATGCAGCTCACCCTACACAGAGACCTGCTTGTTCAAAGCTGCCTCTGGTTTTGTGTgggagaaaaaatcccccacCCTAATCATCTTTAATTATTCCTGTAAGAGAAGCATAACCCACACCTAAAACAACTCAAGTACTCAAGTAGTGTTTAATATATTGGGAAGGGAAAGTTTTCTCAGTATATTATAGATAAATATGGATGAccaaatacacaaataaataaggcagcagcagcttcattAAAGCCAAAGGCTGAAGAGAAGTCATCCAGATCTTCCTTATGGTCTGTGATTAAGAAAGGATTTTGAGACCTGAACTCTAATACTTTGTACTTTCTGCTACTGAcctggaaatgcagcaaaacaTCAAAACAGGACTTTGGCTGAGGGAGAACTGGGATgcagagaagataaaaatataacacATTAGCTCTCACACTCAACACACCCACTAACTCTGAGCAGTAGAGAGCAAAAACCAATTCTCTCAGGTTACTGTGTGCCCTGCTCTTTGCTCttttgtgacaaaaaaaaacagcttgCTGAAGTAATTGCCCTGTATCTCCTACAGTTCTGCCTTTCTGGATTCTGTGGCAAGTAGAATCATTTATC
This genomic interval carries:
- the LOC115902200 gene encoding cystathionine beta-synthase-like, whose protein sequence is MEKFVSERPVPVSKNEIPTLPSQKKPDTNSCPHAAAKYFVSGGVDTENCKANEKERQWIRPDTPSKCTWKLGKPLSASPHHHATLPEPPKILPNILNKVGNTPLVRINKIGKHFGLKCELLAKCEYFNAGGSVKDRISLRMVEDAERAGILKPGDTIIEPTSGNTGIGLALAAAVKGYRCIIVMPEKMSMEKVDVLRALGAEIVRTPTTARFDSPESHVGVAWRLKNEIPNAHILDQYRNASNPLTHYDTTAEEILQQCDGKVDMVVATAGTGGTITGISRKLKEKCPGCKIIGVDPEGSILAEPEELNKTDKTMYEVEGIGYDFVPTVLDRSAVDQWYKSNDEESFALARMMIREEGLLCGGSSGSAMSVAVKAAKELKEGQRCVVICPDSIRNYMSKFLSDKWMIQKGFMKEEDLGNKPWWWNISIQELSLSAPLTVLPTVTCAKTVEILREKGFDQVPVVDESGVILGMVTLGNMLSSLLVGKVKPSDEVRKVIYKQFQQINLKDNLGKLSHILEIDHFALVVHEQIQYHTDGSSSKRQMVFGIVTAIDLLNFVTVRERERKSN